The following are from one region of the Zonotrichia leucophrys gambelii isolate GWCS_2022_RI chromosome 1A, RI_Zleu_2.0, whole genome shotgun sequence genome:
- the NR2C1 gene encoding nuclear receptor subfamily 2 group C member 1 isoform X4, whose translation MDGAAQRIQIVPADSGLSLSQRIQILTDNSPNEQGLNKVFDLCVVCGDKASGRHYGAVTCEGCKGFFKRSIRKNLVYSCRGTKDCVINKHHRNRCQYCRLQRCIAFGMKQDSVQCERKPIEVSREKSSNCAASTEKIYIRKDLRSPLAATPTFVTDNETARSTGLLESGMFVNIHPSAIKSEPTVLMTPDKVEACQGDLSTLANVVTSLANLSKCKDVSQSSTELSMIENLSNGDASLSELKQEEQASSDVTRAFDTLAKALNPGESAACQNSESIDTSAQLLGGETSMNIVEIEGPLLSDAHVAFRLTMPSPMPDYLNVHYICESASRLLFLSMHWARSIPSFQALGQDNSISLVKACWNELFTLGLAQCSQVMNVATILAAFVNHLQGSLQQDKLPTDRGRLVMEHVFKLQEFCNSMVKLCLDGYEYAYLKAIVLFSPDHPGLENVVQIEKFQEKAYMEFQDYVTKAYPDDTYRLSRLLLRLPALRLMSAAITEELFFAGLIGNVQIDSIIPYILRMETADYNSQIIGHGV comes from the exons atggatggagcagcacagcgaATACAGATTGTCCCTGCAGATTCGGGCCTCTCTTTATCACAGCGTATACAG attttaacgGACAACTCCCCCAATGAACAGGGCCTAAATAAAGTGTTTGATCTGTGTGTTGTGTGTGGAGACAAAGCATCAG GGCGTCATTATGGAGCAGTGACCTGTGAGGGATGCAAAGGGTTCTTTAAAAGGAGCATACGGAAGAATTTGGTTTATTCGTGCCGAGGAACGAAGGACTGCGTCATTAACAAGCACCACCGGAATCGCTGCCAGTActgcaggctgcagagatgCATCGCCTTTGGCATGAAACAGGATT CTGTACAGTGTGAGAGGAAACCTATTGAAGTGTCAAGAGAAAAATCTTCGAACTGTGCAGCTTCTACAGAAAAGATCTACATTCGGAAAGATCTCCGCAGTCCATTAGCTGCAACCCCAACTTTTGTAACAGACAATGAAACAGCAAG ATCAACGGGTTTGCTGGAATCAGGAATGTTTGTTAACATTCATCCTTCTGCAATAAAAAGTGAACCTACTGTGCTGATGACTCCAGATAAG GTAGAAGCATGTCAAGGAGATTTAAGTACACTGGCAAATGTAGTGACTTCATTAGCAAATCTTAGTAAATGCAAAGACGTCTCACAAAGCAGTACAGAGCTATCCATGATTGAAAATTTGAGTAATGGAGATGCATCATTATCTGAACTCAAGCAAGAAGAACAAGCTAGTAGTGATGTTACAAG GGCATTTGATACTCTTGCAAAAGCATTAAATCCAGGAGAGAGTGCAGCATGCCAGAACTCTGAAAGCATTGACACCAGTGCACAGCTGCTTGGTGGAGAAACAAGCATGAACATCGTGGAAATAGAGGGGCCACTACTCAGTGATGCTCATGTAGCATTCAGG ctCACCATGCCTTCTCCTATGCCTGATTATCTTAATGTTCACTATATTTGTGAGTCTGCCTCCAGGTTGCTTTTCTTGTCCATGCACTGGGCACGTTCCATTCCATCTTTCCAAGCTTTGGG ACAGGATAACAGCATATCATTAGTAAAAGCCTGCTGGAATGAACTTTTTACGCTTGGTCTGGCACAATGCTCACAAGTTATGAACGTGGCAACGATCCTAGCTGCTTTTGTTAATCACCTTCAAGGCAGTTTACAACAAG ATAAGCTGCCAACAGACAGAGGAAGACTAGTAATGGAGCATGTCTTCAAATTGCAAGAGTTTTGTAACAGCATGGTTAAACTGTGTCTGGATGGGTATGAATATGCATATTTGAAAGCAATTGTTCTCTTCAGTCCTG atcatCCAGGTCTAGAAAATGTGGTACAGATTGAGAAATTTCAAGAAAAAGCTTACATGGAGTTCCAAGACTATGTAACAAAGGCATATCCAGATGATACCTACAG gCTATCTAGACTTCTTCTGCGATTGCCTGCTCTCAGGCTGATGAGTGCTGCCATCACTGAAGAGCTGTTCTTCGCAGGACTGATTGGCAATGTTCAGATTGACAGCATCATCCCATACATTCTGAGAATGGAGACAGCAGACTACAACTCTCAGATCATAGGTCATGGTGTGTAA
- the NR2C1 gene encoding nuclear receptor subfamily 2 group C member 1 isoform X1, translating to MATIEELAHQIFEQQMGEVTHSQEGGAQTLMDGAAQRIQIVPADSGLSLSQRIQIVTDQQTGQKIQIVTSLDQSSAGKQFILTNHDGSTPSKVILARQDSTPGKVILATPDAAGVNQLFFASPDISAQHIQILTDNSPNEQGLNKVFDLCVVCGDKASGRHYGAVTCEGCKGFFKRSIRKNLVYSCRGTKDCVINKHHRNRCQYCRLQRCIAFGMKQDSVQCERKPIEVSREKSSNCAASTEKIYIRKDLRSPLAATPTFVTDNETARSTGLLESGMFVNIHPSAIKSEPTVLMTPDKVEACQGDLSTLANVVTSLANLSKCKDVSQSSTELSMIENLSNGDASLSELKQEEQASSDVTRAFDTLAKALNPGESAACQNSESIDTSAQLLGGETSMNIVEIEGPLLSDAHVAFRLTMPSPMPDYLNVHYICESASRLLFLSMHWARSIPSFQALGQDNSISLVKACWNELFTLGLAQCSQVMNVATILAAFVNHLQGSLQQDKLPTDRGRLVMEHVFKLQEFCNSMVKLCLDGYEYAYLKAIVLFSPDHPGLENVVQIEKFQEKAYMEFQDYVTKAYPDDTYRLSRLLLRLPALRLMSAAITEELFFAGLIGNVQIDSIIPYILRMETADYNSQIIGHGV from the exons ATGGCAACCATAGAGGAACTGGCCCATCAAATTTTTGAACAGCAGATGGGAGAG GTTACCCATTCGCAGGAAGGAGGTGCACAGACACTCatggatggagcagcacagcgaATACAGATTGTCCCTGCAGATTCGGGCCTCTCTTTATCACAGCGTATACAG ATTGTCACAGATCAGCAGACGGGCCAGAAGATTCAGATTGTTACATCACTTGATCAGAGCTCAGCAGGCAAGCAGTTCATCTTAACAAATCATGATGGCTCTACCCCAAGCAAGGTGATCCTTGCCAGACAAGATTCCACTCCAGGAAAAGTTATCCTAGCAACTCCAGATGCTGCAGGTGTCAACCAACTGTTTTTTGCATCCCCTGATATATCTGCACAACACATCCAG attttaacgGACAACTCCCCCAATGAACAGGGCCTAAATAAAGTGTTTGATCTGTGTGTTGTGTGTGGAGACAAAGCATCAG GGCGTCATTATGGAGCAGTGACCTGTGAGGGATGCAAAGGGTTCTTTAAAAGGAGCATACGGAAGAATTTGGTTTATTCGTGCCGAGGAACGAAGGACTGCGTCATTAACAAGCACCACCGGAATCGCTGCCAGTActgcaggctgcagagatgCATCGCCTTTGGCATGAAACAGGATT CTGTACAGTGTGAGAGGAAACCTATTGAAGTGTCAAGAGAAAAATCTTCGAACTGTGCAGCTTCTACAGAAAAGATCTACATTCGGAAAGATCTCCGCAGTCCATTAGCTGCAACCCCAACTTTTGTAACAGACAATGAAACAGCAAG ATCAACGGGTTTGCTGGAATCAGGAATGTTTGTTAACATTCATCCTTCTGCAATAAAAAGTGAACCTACTGTGCTGATGACTCCAGATAAG GTAGAAGCATGTCAAGGAGATTTAAGTACACTGGCAAATGTAGTGACTTCATTAGCAAATCTTAGTAAATGCAAAGACGTCTCACAAAGCAGTACAGAGCTATCCATGATTGAAAATTTGAGTAATGGAGATGCATCATTATCTGAACTCAAGCAAGAAGAACAAGCTAGTAGTGATGTTACAAG GGCATTTGATACTCTTGCAAAAGCATTAAATCCAGGAGAGAGTGCAGCATGCCAGAACTCTGAAAGCATTGACACCAGTGCACAGCTGCTTGGTGGAGAAACAAGCATGAACATCGTGGAAATAGAGGGGCCACTACTCAGTGATGCTCATGTAGCATTCAGG ctCACCATGCCTTCTCCTATGCCTGATTATCTTAATGTTCACTATATTTGTGAGTCTGCCTCCAGGTTGCTTTTCTTGTCCATGCACTGGGCACGTTCCATTCCATCTTTCCAAGCTTTGGG ACAGGATAACAGCATATCATTAGTAAAAGCCTGCTGGAATGAACTTTTTACGCTTGGTCTGGCACAATGCTCACAAGTTATGAACGTGGCAACGATCCTAGCTGCTTTTGTTAATCACCTTCAAGGCAGTTTACAACAAG ATAAGCTGCCAACAGACAGAGGAAGACTAGTAATGGAGCATGTCTTCAAATTGCAAGAGTTTTGTAACAGCATGGTTAAACTGTGTCTGGATGGGTATGAATATGCATATTTGAAAGCAATTGTTCTCTTCAGTCCTG atcatCCAGGTCTAGAAAATGTGGTACAGATTGAGAAATTTCAAGAAAAAGCTTACATGGAGTTCCAAGACTATGTAACAAAGGCATATCCAGATGATACCTACAG gCTATCTAGACTTCTTCTGCGATTGCCTGCTCTCAGGCTGATGAGTGCTGCCATCACTGAAGAGCTGTTCTTCGCAGGACTGATTGGCAATGTTCAGATTGACAGCATCATCCCATACATTCTGAGAATGGAGACAGCAGACTACAACTCTCAGATCATAGGTCATGGTGTGTAA
- the NR2C1 gene encoding nuclear receptor subfamily 2 group C member 1 isoform X3, with the protein MATIEELAHQIFEQQMGEVTHSQEGGAQTLMDGAAQRIQIVPADSGLSLSQRIQILTDNSPNEQGLNKVFDLCVVCGDKASGRHYGAVTCEGCKGFFKRSIRKNLVYSCRGTKDCVINKHHRNRCQYCRLQRCIAFGMKQDSVQCERKPIEVSREKSSNCAASTEKIYIRKDLRSPLAATPTFVTDNETARSTGLLESGMFVNIHPSAIKSEPTVLMTPDKVEACQGDLSTLANVVTSLANLSKCKDVSQSSTELSMIENLSNGDASLSELKQEEQASSDVTRAFDTLAKALNPGESAACQNSESIDTSAQLLGGETSMNIVEIEGPLLSDAHVAFRLTMPSPMPDYLNVHYICESASRLLFLSMHWARSIPSFQALGQDNSISLVKACWNELFTLGLAQCSQVMNVATILAAFVNHLQGSLQQDKLPTDRGRLVMEHVFKLQEFCNSMVKLCLDGYEYAYLKAIVLFSPDHPGLENVVQIEKFQEKAYMEFQDYVTKAYPDDTYRLSRLLLRLPALRLMSAAITEELFFAGLIGNVQIDSIIPYILRMETADYNSQIIGHGV; encoded by the exons ATGGCAACCATAGAGGAACTGGCCCATCAAATTTTTGAACAGCAGATGGGAGAG GTTACCCATTCGCAGGAAGGAGGTGCACAGACACTCatggatggagcagcacagcgaATACAGATTGTCCCTGCAGATTCGGGCCTCTCTTTATCACAGCGTATACAG attttaacgGACAACTCCCCCAATGAACAGGGCCTAAATAAAGTGTTTGATCTGTGTGTTGTGTGTGGAGACAAAGCATCAG GGCGTCATTATGGAGCAGTGACCTGTGAGGGATGCAAAGGGTTCTTTAAAAGGAGCATACGGAAGAATTTGGTTTATTCGTGCCGAGGAACGAAGGACTGCGTCATTAACAAGCACCACCGGAATCGCTGCCAGTActgcaggctgcagagatgCATCGCCTTTGGCATGAAACAGGATT CTGTACAGTGTGAGAGGAAACCTATTGAAGTGTCAAGAGAAAAATCTTCGAACTGTGCAGCTTCTACAGAAAAGATCTACATTCGGAAAGATCTCCGCAGTCCATTAGCTGCAACCCCAACTTTTGTAACAGACAATGAAACAGCAAG ATCAACGGGTTTGCTGGAATCAGGAATGTTTGTTAACATTCATCCTTCTGCAATAAAAAGTGAACCTACTGTGCTGATGACTCCAGATAAG GTAGAAGCATGTCAAGGAGATTTAAGTACACTGGCAAATGTAGTGACTTCATTAGCAAATCTTAGTAAATGCAAAGACGTCTCACAAAGCAGTACAGAGCTATCCATGATTGAAAATTTGAGTAATGGAGATGCATCATTATCTGAACTCAAGCAAGAAGAACAAGCTAGTAGTGATGTTACAAG GGCATTTGATACTCTTGCAAAAGCATTAAATCCAGGAGAGAGTGCAGCATGCCAGAACTCTGAAAGCATTGACACCAGTGCACAGCTGCTTGGTGGAGAAACAAGCATGAACATCGTGGAAATAGAGGGGCCACTACTCAGTGATGCTCATGTAGCATTCAGG ctCACCATGCCTTCTCCTATGCCTGATTATCTTAATGTTCACTATATTTGTGAGTCTGCCTCCAGGTTGCTTTTCTTGTCCATGCACTGGGCACGTTCCATTCCATCTTTCCAAGCTTTGGG ACAGGATAACAGCATATCATTAGTAAAAGCCTGCTGGAATGAACTTTTTACGCTTGGTCTGGCACAATGCTCACAAGTTATGAACGTGGCAACGATCCTAGCTGCTTTTGTTAATCACCTTCAAGGCAGTTTACAACAAG ATAAGCTGCCAACAGACAGAGGAAGACTAGTAATGGAGCATGTCTTCAAATTGCAAGAGTTTTGTAACAGCATGGTTAAACTGTGTCTGGATGGGTATGAATATGCATATTTGAAAGCAATTGTTCTCTTCAGTCCTG atcatCCAGGTCTAGAAAATGTGGTACAGATTGAGAAATTTCAAGAAAAAGCTTACATGGAGTTCCAAGACTATGTAACAAAGGCATATCCAGATGATACCTACAG gCTATCTAGACTTCTTCTGCGATTGCCTGCTCTCAGGCTGATGAGTGCTGCCATCACTGAAGAGCTGTTCTTCGCAGGACTGATTGGCAATGTTCAGATTGACAGCATCATCCCATACATTCTGAGAATGGAGACAGCAGACTACAACTCTCAGATCATAGGTCATGGTGTGTAA
- the NR2C1 gene encoding nuclear receptor subfamily 2 group C member 1 isoform X2 encodes MDGAAQRIQIVPADSGLSLSQRIQIVTDQQTGQKIQIVTSLDQSSAGKQFILTNHDGSTPSKVILARQDSTPGKVILATPDAAGVNQLFFASPDISAQHIQILTDNSPNEQGLNKVFDLCVVCGDKASGRHYGAVTCEGCKGFFKRSIRKNLVYSCRGTKDCVINKHHRNRCQYCRLQRCIAFGMKQDSVQCERKPIEVSREKSSNCAASTEKIYIRKDLRSPLAATPTFVTDNETARSTGLLESGMFVNIHPSAIKSEPTVLMTPDKVEACQGDLSTLANVVTSLANLSKCKDVSQSSTELSMIENLSNGDASLSELKQEEQASSDVTRAFDTLAKALNPGESAACQNSESIDTSAQLLGGETSMNIVEIEGPLLSDAHVAFRLTMPSPMPDYLNVHYICESASRLLFLSMHWARSIPSFQALGQDNSISLVKACWNELFTLGLAQCSQVMNVATILAAFVNHLQGSLQQDKLPTDRGRLVMEHVFKLQEFCNSMVKLCLDGYEYAYLKAIVLFSPDHPGLENVVQIEKFQEKAYMEFQDYVTKAYPDDTYRLSRLLLRLPALRLMSAAITEELFFAGLIGNVQIDSIIPYILRMETADYNSQIIGHGV; translated from the exons atggatggagcagcacagcgaATACAGATTGTCCCTGCAGATTCGGGCCTCTCTTTATCACAGCGTATACAG ATTGTCACAGATCAGCAGACGGGCCAGAAGATTCAGATTGTTACATCACTTGATCAGAGCTCAGCAGGCAAGCAGTTCATCTTAACAAATCATGATGGCTCTACCCCAAGCAAGGTGATCCTTGCCAGACAAGATTCCACTCCAGGAAAAGTTATCCTAGCAACTCCAGATGCTGCAGGTGTCAACCAACTGTTTTTTGCATCCCCTGATATATCTGCACAACACATCCAG attttaacgGACAACTCCCCCAATGAACAGGGCCTAAATAAAGTGTTTGATCTGTGTGTTGTGTGTGGAGACAAAGCATCAG GGCGTCATTATGGAGCAGTGACCTGTGAGGGATGCAAAGGGTTCTTTAAAAGGAGCATACGGAAGAATTTGGTTTATTCGTGCCGAGGAACGAAGGACTGCGTCATTAACAAGCACCACCGGAATCGCTGCCAGTActgcaggctgcagagatgCATCGCCTTTGGCATGAAACAGGATT CTGTACAGTGTGAGAGGAAACCTATTGAAGTGTCAAGAGAAAAATCTTCGAACTGTGCAGCTTCTACAGAAAAGATCTACATTCGGAAAGATCTCCGCAGTCCATTAGCTGCAACCCCAACTTTTGTAACAGACAATGAAACAGCAAG ATCAACGGGTTTGCTGGAATCAGGAATGTTTGTTAACATTCATCCTTCTGCAATAAAAAGTGAACCTACTGTGCTGATGACTCCAGATAAG GTAGAAGCATGTCAAGGAGATTTAAGTACACTGGCAAATGTAGTGACTTCATTAGCAAATCTTAGTAAATGCAAAGACGTCTCACAAAGCAGTACAGAGCTATCCATGATTGAAAATTTGAGTAATGGAGATGCATCATTATCTGAACTCAAGCAAGAAGAACAAGCTAGTAGTGATGTTACAAG GGCATTTGATACTCTTGCAAAAGCATTAAATCCAGGAGAGAGTGCAGCATGCCAGAACTCTGAAAGCATTGACACCAGTGCACAGCTGCTTGGTGGAGAAACAAGCATGAACATCGTGGAAATAGAGGGGCCACTACTCAGTGATGCTCATGTAGCATTCAGG ctCACCATGCCTTCTCCTATGCCTGATTATCTTAATGTTCACTATATTTGTGAGTCTGCCTCCAGGTTGCTTTTCTTGTCCATGCACTGGGCACGTTCCATTCCATCTTTCCAAGCTTTGGG ACAGGATAACAGCATATCATTAGTAAAAGCCTGCTGGAATGAACTTTTTACGCTTGGTCTGGCACAATGCTCACAAGTTATGAACGTGGCAACGATCCTAGCTGCTTTTGTTAATCACCTTCAAGGCAGTTTACAACAAG ATAAGCTGCCAACAGACAGAGGAAGACTAGTAATGGAGCATGTCTTCAAATTGCAAGAGTTTTGTAACAGCATGGTTAAACTGTGTCTGGATGGGTATGAATATGCATATTTGAAAGCAATTGTTCTCTTCAGTCCTG atcatCCAGGTCTAGAAAATGTGGTACAGATTGAGAAATTTCAAGAAAAAGCTTACATGGAGTTCCAAGACTATGTAACAAAGGCATATCCAGATGATACCTACAG gCTATCTAGACTTCTTCTGCGATTGCCTGCTCTCAGGCTGATGAGTGCTGCCATCACTGAAGAGCTGTTCTTCGCAGGACTGATTGGCAATGTTCAGATTGACAGCATCATCCCATACATTCTGAGAATGGAGACAGCAGACTACAACTCTCAGATCATAGGTCATGGTGTGTAA